A window of Deltaproteobacteria bacterium contains these coding sequences:
- the dctP gene encoding TRAP transporter substrate-binding protein DctP, whose product MLWRISLCAVLAISLSAEAFAKKSDKIVVRAGTVAPEGTPWEQQIKGTKKHIRKDSGGRIKVKVYFGGAKGDEKSLVRQCRDARLEIIGVSTASIGTEVPEMQVLELPFIFKTSKEADFVLDNYLYKPIGDVMKKYGYILYQWAENGWQNIGLTDGFVKHPADLAGRKIRSQEAPVHLSTWKAMGASPTEMPVSEVLPALNTGRVDGFAQTPLYTFAAGWYRGIKYYTISRHLYQPGVLAYSKKFFDKVPADLQPALMGNVQKDTEKGRKGVRRLEPGLIKNFKNYGIKVYELTDKERKSFSKPAKAVRKEFESRATPEGLALLKTIDKAVKEYRSK is encoded by the coding sequence ATGCTTTGGAGAATATCTCTTTGCGCCGTATTGGCCATCTCGCTCAGCGCGGAAGCGTTTGCGAAGAAGAGCGACAAGATTGTAGTCCGTGCGGGAACCGTTGCACCTGAAGGCACGCCTTGGGAGCAGCAAATCAAGGGTACCAAGAAGCACATTCGTAAAGATTCAGGCGGACGCATCAAGGTGAAGGTTTACTTCGGTGGTGCTAAAGGCGATGAGAAATCATTGGTTCGTCAGTGCCGGGATGCTCGCTTGGAGATTATCGGGGTATCGACCGCATCAATCGGAACGGAAGTTCCGGAAATGCAGGTTCTTGAGCTACCGTTTATCTTTAAGACTTCTAAAGAAGCCGACTTTGTATTGGATAACTACCTTTACAAGCCAATCGGCGATGTCATGAAGAAATACGGCTACATCCTGTACCAATGGGCAGAGAACGGCTGGCAGAATATCGGGTTGACCGATGGGTTCGTGAAGCACCCTGCTGACTTGGCCGGCCGTAAGATCCGTTCTCAGGAAGCGCCTGTTCACCTTTCCACTTGGAAGGCGATGGGAGCATCACCTACAGAAATGCCGGTTTCGGAAGTATTGCCCGCCCTGAACACGGGTCGTGTGGATGGCTTTGCTCAGACGCCGTTATACACGTTTGCGGCAGGTTGGTATCGAGGTATCAAGTACTACACGATCAGTCGTCACCTGTATCAGCCAGGCGTTCTTGCGTACTCTAAAAAGTTTTTCGACAAAGTCCCTGCCGACCTGCAACCGGCGCTCATGGGCAATGTACAAAAGGATACAGAGAAGGGTCGAAAAGGCGTACGGCGTCTCGAGCCCGGTCTAATTAAGAACTTTAAAAACTATGGAATCAAGGTCTACGAACTTACGGATAAAGAACGTAAGTCATTCTCCAAGCCAGCCAAAGCGGTTCGCAAGGAATTTGAATCACGGGCAACCCCAGAAGGCTTAGCTCTACTGAAGACCATCGATAAGGCGGTCAAAGAGTATCGCAGTAAATAA